TTTCCGGCGGCTTCGAAGCCGACCTCCACTTCAAAGCGCCCGCGGAAATGCCGGCGAAAACCGGCGTCGCGTTTTGGGTTCTGGAGGGAGAAAGTCTGGAGCCCTTGCAGGCCGCCGGCGGTTTTGCCTCCTGAGTGCGGTTGCCAAAATCGAGGCCGCCGATTACAATACGCGCTATTGAGGTCTCCTTTGAACAAATCCCTGGATCATCTTTTGAATTCTACCCTGGAAACCGCAATTGAGCTGACTCAAGCGGACAAGGGCAACATTCAATTCTTTGACGAGAGCAAAAACGAATTGCGCATCGTGGCGCAGTCCGGCTTCACGCCGCAATTTGTCGAGCACTTCAGGATCGTGCGTCCCGGGTATTGCGCCTGCGGCCTCGCGTTGAAACGCCGGGAGCGGGTCCTTGTCAAGGACATAGCCAAACACCCCGAATTATCGCACCTGGCCCCCATTTTTCTTTCCTACGGCTTTACGGCCGTGCAATCGACGCCTCTTTTTGGGGCCGGAGGCGAATTGTTCGGCGTCCTTTCCACGCATTTCGAAAAGCCGCACGCTTTCCCGCATCCGAATTTGGAAATGCTTGATAAATACATCGTGCATGCCGCTCGCCAGATTTTCGAACTCAACTGAGGAGGCAATCGTGTTCAAAAATTTTTCCCCCAACTTTGCCCTATTGAGCGCAGCATTTCTGCTTTCTTCCTGCGCGGGCGCGCATAAGACCGTCGTCCCGGCCGCCGCGGCTCCCGAAGCCAAGGCTCAGGCCCCGGCCGTGGAGCTGGAAGAAGTCCAGCCCGCGCATGCGCCGGCAGCGAAAGCGGGCGGAACGCTCACGTTTCATTACACGCTGACCAATGCGAAAGGCGAAGTGCTGGATTCTTCCGAAGGCAAAGAACCGCTCACCGTCCGCATCGGCGCGCATGAAATCATCCCCGGGCTCGAAGCCGAGCTTCTCAAGATGAAACCGGGCGAGAAAAAGAAAGTCGTCGTGCCCGCGGACCAGGCCTATGGCCCGCGCTACGAAGGCCGCACGATCCAGATGCCGGCGGACAAGCTGCCTCCGGAGGCCCTGAAAGTGGGGGCCCAGGTCAGCGCGGGGCTGGGCATCGTGTTCACGGTGACTGAAATCAAAGACGGCGTGGTCACGCTCGATGGCAATCATCCGCTCGCGGGCCAGGACCTGACCTTCGACGTCGACTTGCTCTCGGCATCCTGAGGAGGCCTCATGAACCACGACCCGCGTCTTTGGGTTTTCCTCGGCGCCTTTTTTCTTGCCGGCTGCGCCACGGCCCATCGCGATCCCATCCAGACCATGCCGCACGTGGACCTCGACCGGTTCATGGGCGACTGGTACGTCATTGCCAACATCCCGACCTTCGTGGAAAAAGGCGCGCACAACGCGGTCGAGTCTTACGAGCGCAATCCCGACGGCTCGATCGCCACGACGTTCACGTTCCGCAAGGACGGCTTTGACGGAAAGCTCAAAAAGCACAAGCCCAAAGGCTTCGTGCGCGACACGCAGTCGAACGCGGTCTGGGGCATGCAGTTTGTCTGGCCTTTCAAAGGCGATTACCGCATCGTGTACCTGAACGACGATTATACCGAGACCATCATCGGCCGCGAAAAGCGCGATTACGTCTGGATCATGGCGCGCAAGCCGGAAATTTCCGAAGAGGATTACAAGAAGATGGTGGACATCGTGGGCCGCGAAGGCTACGACCTCACGAAACTGCAGAAAGTCCCGCAGCGCTGGGACAAGGCCCCGCAATAAAAATACCTTCACGAGCGGCTGCCCCGGTGATCAGTCCGGGCCCGCCGGTTTTTCCTCCCGTTTCCCGGAATGGCCTGAGAGCCGGTCTTTGGGTTCCGGAATGCTGCATGTCCGGGAATCGGCGATGCGCCGGTAGATTTTTTTGCCGAGCGCCTCGACCGGAGGAAGATAAAGGAAAGGGACGAGCGGCCAAAGCAGCGGCACGCGCTGCGCGACTTTGCGATAGGCCTCATAGCCGCGCCAGACGCGTCCCGCAATAACGCCGTGAATGTCTTTCATCAAGGCTTGTTCATTCAAGTGGCCGAGGCCATGGGACTGGAGCTGAGGCTTGTCCTGCGCACTGATGTAGTCAATTCTCGCGAACACGTCGACGACGCGAAGCGCGGCAACCGTGCGGCGGCAGAGCTTGCAATAAGCGTCGTAGATCAAGACGAGCGGCTCGCGGTAAAGCCGGAGGCCCAGCTTTTTAAAAAGATTGAGGGGATGGGCTTTCATCGCCGTAAGTATAACACGGCGTTTGCCAAACCTTAGCTTGCCAAATCCGGCCCGAGTCTGATAAAAGGGGCCTGCGGCCGTTCAACTTTCCGTGTTTGCGTGAGACGGAGTCCATGAAATCTTCCGACCGGTTCAAACAACTCGGGTTCTTGGGACTGCTCTTTTACGGGCTGTGGGGCGCGGGGCACCCGGACTTTTTTGGGCTGCTGAACGGCGCCAACCTTTTGTTTCATGAAGCCGGCCATCTGATCTTCGGGCTTTTCGGAAGCAGGACGCTGGGCATTTTGGGCGGCACGGTCGGGCAGCTTGTCTTTCCGGTGGGCCTCACGTCGGCATTTTGGCGCCGGGTGAAGCTGGCTTCCGCCTCGGTCATGGCGTGGTGGGTGGGGCAGAATCTGGCCAACATCGGCGCGTACATCGCCGACGCCCGCGATCAGGTCCTGCCGCTGGTAGGCGACGGCACGCATGATTGGCATTATCTCCTGGCTTATTTCCAAGTGCTGCCTTACGATCATTCCATCGGCGGATGCGTCTGGTTTGCGGGCATATTGATCATGCTCGGCGCCTCGATCTGCGGATTCATTTTCTCGGACACGGGAGGGGAATCCCTCCGCCGTCCGCTTCGTAAAAATCAAAAAGTGCCGAAGCCGTATAAAAACAGGGACAAACGGGATCCTTATCTATGAAACGTGTGAGCCTGATTTCCATGATGCTGCTGTTGTTCGTGACGGTTTGCTCTTCTCCGGTCCGCGCGGAAAATGCCCAGGACGAAAAGATGACACCATTCGGCAAGCTCACCGCAACCGAGCGGGCACAGCTTCGCAACAAGGGCGTGCTCGACAAAGATGACAACCTCGGCCCGAATGCTTTTTCAGAGCCGGAACCCGCGTCTCCCTCGTCCGGAACCGCTCCGGCGGCCGAATTGCCGCCGCTCGAGCCCGCGGTCGCCGCTTCCGAAGCGCCGCCTGCGCCGTCTGAAAATCCGGTTCCCGTTCCCGTGCCGGATGCTCAGACTTTGACCAAACCGGAAGTCCTTTCCGAAGCCGCGCCCGAGGCGTCGGTTCCCGCGGAGCCGGCCGCTGTCACCGCGCCTTCTCCCAAAGCGTCTTGAACAGGACGCCGGCGGTCCTTGCTCTTTCCGCCATTTGCGGGGCGCTGCTCTGGTTTCTCTCTCCGCTGCTCACCCACAAAGTGGAGCCTTGGGACGCGGGGATTCTTCCCTATGTTTCTTTCCAGTTTGGGATTGGATTCATCCTGGGAAAATTTTTCAAGCCGCCCCTGTGGCAGGTTCCCGCGGGCCTCGTCGCCGGACAGGCGGCTTATCTTTTGTTTTTTCTCGAAAAGGGATCTCTCTTGCCGCTCGGGCTCATCGTCCTGGGTTTTTTTTCGCTTTCGGCGTTGTTCGGAGTCTTGATAGCCGGATATTTTACTCCGCGTAATTCCCGTTGACGGCGCCTTCCTAAAACGGTAACGTTTCCCCGTTATTCCAAACGGGGAACCCCATGACAAAGCGTTTTTTCCTTTTCCTGACCCTTTTTGTGAGCCTGCTCCCGGCGCGCGTTTTCGCGGAACCCGAAGCCGCGGGACAAGTCGTCGAAGTCCAAGGCTCGGCCAAAGCCTCGGGCGCGCAGGCCGGCGCGCGAACCCTCCAATTGAACGATCCTGTTTTTTCCGGTGACACGCTCCGAACGGGAGCGGACAGTTTTCTGGCCGTCCGGCTCAAAGACCAAAGCTCGCTCACGCTGGCCGCGGACAGCACGCTTGTCCTGGACACCTTCGTTTTCGATCCTGCGAACGCGAAAGGCCAAAGCGTGGCCACGGTGCTGCGCGGTCTTTTTAAGATGGTGAGCGGCGAGCTCGTGAAAAAGGACCCGGAATCGGTGAAAATCAAATTACCGGCCGGAACCATCGGCATCCGCGGGACCACGCTGGCGGCCCGCGTGGAAAACGACAAAACGCTCGTGGTGCTGCTCGGCACGCTGGATCCGGCGACGGGCGAGCTGCGCGGCGGGCATATCACGGTCCAGAATGAAGTGGACGGCGAGCTGCGCGAGTCCGCCATAACGGAAATCGGCCAGGGCGTGAAGATTGAGGGGGTGAATCAGCCGCCGAGCGCCTCGTTCGAAGTTCCCGCCGAAGACATCCAGATTTTCGAAAAGGCCTTGAAGGCCGAGGGGCAGGGAAGGCCCAACCCGTCCCGCGGCCCGGATTCCAAGAGCGCCTTTGACCGGTACATGAAAGAAAAAGGCGCGGCCGGCGTCGGATATCGCAGCGCGGAGGAAAAACCTCCCGCGAAAGCGCAGGACGAGAGCGATGAAGCGCTGGTCGAAGAAGCCAACATGCTCCAGCCGCCCCAGAAAAAGAAAAACGAGGCCGACGTTTCAACGGATTTTTCCAAAGACGAAGACTCCGGCGAGAGCCGGACTTAAAAAGGAGAATTTATGAAGCGATTTTTGAGCCTGGCCCTTCTTTTTGCTTTTACCGGAGCGATGGCCGCGGCGCGTCCAAGCTTGGCGGCGGATGTCCCGGGCACCGCGCAAACGTCCCAAGCCGCCGCGAAGACCTACGACTGGAAAGCCAAGCTGAAGAGAGGCTCTTTGAACGTCGTGACTTCGCCCGTGGAAGTGGCCCGCCAAATCCAGATCACTTCAGAAGAGAGCAGTCTGCTCAAAGGCTGGACCGTGGGTCTGGCCAAGGGGTTCGGTTCCGGGCTTGTGCGGTTTGGCGCGGGAGTGGTGGAGGTCCTGACCTTTCCGTTCGACTTTCCGGTGGAGGGCAAAAGGCCGTGGGTCGAGCCGGAATACGTGTGGGAAAAGCCGGGCGTCAAATACGCCTAGAGCGCGCTTGTTTTTAAAGCGGATTTTGTTATAGTACGTGTCCAGCGGAGAAGAAATGAAGAATCGCATTTTTGTCCCAATTTTATTTCTTGCGCTTGTGTTCTTCGGGATCGGAAACGCGCAGGCCAAAGAGGAAAGCGACGCGTCCTGCCTCACTGCCTGCGACCAGATTCCCGCGGCCGTCCAAGCCTTCCAGAAAATCCATTCCCTCAAGACCGAAGAGGACGAAATCGATTACCTCCTGTACCGCATCCGCCAGGTCAATGCTCAATTTTTCAGAAACGGCGTCACGTATAACGGGGCCGACTCGGCCAAATTCCTGAGATGGAAGATCGGCTGGTATTACAAAACGCATCACGTCAAGATCGA
This genomic interval from Verrucomicrobiia bacterium contains the following:
- a CDS encoding exosortase system-associated protein, TIGR04073 family, which gives rise to MKRFLSLALLFAFTGAMAAARPSLAADVPGTAQTSQAAAKTYDWKAKLKRGSLNVVTSPVEVARQIQITSEESSLLKGWTVGLAKGFGSGLVRFGAGVVEVLTFPFDFPVEGKRPWVEPEYVWEKPGVKYA
- a CDS encoding DUF5329 family protein; amino-acid sequence: MKNRIFVPILFLALVFFGIGNAQAKEESDASCLTACDQIPAAVQAFQKIHSLKTEEDEIDYLLYRIRQVNAQFFRNGVTYNGADSAKFLRWKIGWYYKTHHVKIETDEDFVKKVLQGSEKTGKPYQIIMPDGSRHNAQLVMANEMNALNARANTVPQASVHA
- a CDS encoding lipocalin family protein; protein product: MNHDPRLWVFLGAFFLAGCATAHRDPIQTMPHVDLDRFMGDWYVIANIPTFVEKGAHNAVESYERNPDGSIATTFTFRKDGFDGKLKKHKPKGFVRDTQSNAVWGMQFVWPFKGDYRIVYLNDDYTETIIGREKRDYVWIMARKPEISEEDYKKMVDIVGREGYDLTKLQKVPQRWDKAPQ
- a CDS encoding DUF393 domain-containing protein; its protein translation is MKAHPLNLFKKLGLRLYREPLVLIYDAYCKLCRRTVAALRVVDVFARIDYISAQDKPQLQSHGLGHLNEQALMKDIHGVIAGRVWRGYEAYRKVAQRVPLLWPLVPFLYLPPVEALGKKIYRRIADSRTCSIPEPKDRLSGHSGKREEKPAGPD
- a CDS encoding GAF domain-containing protein, with product MNKSLDHLLNSTLETAIELTQADKGNIQFFDESKNELRIVAQSGFTPQFVEHFRIVRPGYCACGLALKRRERVLVKDIAKHPELSHLAPIFLSYGFTAVQSTPLFGAGGELFGVLSTHFEKPHAFPHPNLEMLDKYIVHAARQIFELN
- a CDS encoding FecR family protein produces the protein MTKRFFLFLTLFVSLLPARVFAEPEAAGQVVEVQGSAKASGAQAGARTLQLNDPVFSGDTLRTGADSFLAVRLKDQSSLTLAADSTLVLDTFVFDPANAKGQSVATVLRGLFKMVSGELVKKDPESVKIKLPAGTIGIRGTTLAARVENDKTLVVLLGTLDPATGELRGGHITVQNEVDGELRESAITEIGQGVKIEGVNQPPSASFEVPAEDIQIFEKALKAEGQGRPNPSRGPDSKSAFDRYMKEKGAAGVGYRSAEEKPPAKAQDESDEALVEEANMLQPPQKKKNEADVSTDFSKDEDSGESRT
- a CDS encoding FKBP-type peptidyl-prolyl cis-trans isomerase, which translates into the protein MFKNFSPNFALLSAAFLLSSCAGAHKTVVPAAAAPEAKAQAPAVELEEVQPAHAPAAKAGGTLTFHYTLTNAKGEVLDSSEGKEPLTVRIGAHEIIPGLEAELLKMKPGEKKKVVVPADQAYGPRYEGRTIQMPADKLPPEALKVGAQVSAGLGIVFTVTEIKDGVVTLDGNHPLAGQDLTFDVDLLSAS